In Streptacidiphilus sp. P02-A3a, the DNA window CGGCGAACCAGGACCGCTTGTCCTTGTGCCGCCAACTCTCCAGCCACCAAAGCCCGAGCCCGATCCGCAACACCGCCAGCCACTCGGCCCCACCCAACCAGATCGTCTGCATCGCCCGCCCTCTCCATGAACTGATGGGCCGTCAGTTCACCGGACCCGCCCTCAACCCGCAAGACCCGCCACTCGGCCGAGCTGAAGTTCCGCCCCCAGGCGGCACCAAGGTACGCGTGCGGGTGGGGGCGTCTCCTTCGAGACCCCGCCGGAGTGGAGCGGATGCCAGGTGCGGGGCGCTCAGGTCGCGGTCGGCTTCAGGTCGAGAATGGTGTCGATCTCGGCCAGTTCCTCGGCGGTCGGCGCCCACTGCCCGGCGGCGGCGTTGGCGCGTACCTGTTCGGCACTGGTGGCCCCGGCGATGACCGAGCCGCAGCCGGGCCGTGCGGCGAGCGCGCCCACGCCGATCTCCAGGACGCTCCGGCCGTGGGCTTCACCCCAGGCCGCCAGGCGTTCCACCGCGTCGAGGCCGTCCTCGGTCACCCGCTCGGGCCGTGATGCCAGCCGCGAACCCGCGGGTACGCCCGTGGCCCGGCGCACCTTCCCGGTCAGCAGGCCGTTGGCGAGGGGGAAGTACGGCAGCACGCCGAGGCCGTAGTGCAGCGCGGCGGGGACCACCTCCTGCTCGGCGCCGCGTTCGAGCAGTGACCATTCGTTCTGGGCCGAGACGAACGGGACGGCCCCGATCTCCCGGGCGACGTGCGCGGCCTCGGCGATCTGCCAACCGGCGAAGTTGGAGTGCCCGATGTAGCGCACCTTGCCCTCGCGTACCAGCTCGCTGAGCGCGGCGAGCGTCTCGGCGATCGGCGTGAGCGGGTCGGGGGTGTGCAACTGGTACAGGTCGATGTGGTCTGTCTGCAGACGCTGCAGCGACCCCTCGACCGCCCGCCGGATGTAGGCCCGCCCGCCCTTGGCACCCGCCGCGGGCCCGTACCCCAGGTCCGCCCGCTGATGGCCGAACTTGGTGGCCAGCACGACCTCGTCCCGCCGCCCCCGCAGAGCCTGACCGAGCAGCGTCTCGGAGCCGCCCCCACCGCCGTAGGCGTCGGCGGTGTCGAAGAGCGTCACCCCGGCGTCCAGCGCCGCGTGGACCACCGCGCGTGTCTGCGCCGCGTCGAGACGTCCACCGAAGTTGTTGCAGCCCAGTCCCACCACGGAGACCAGGAGGCCACTGTTGCCGAGCGTTCGGTATTCCATGGCGCCACTCTA includes these proteins:
- a CDS encoding aldo/keto reductase: MEYRTLGNSGLLVSVVGLGCNNFGGRLDAAQTRAVVHAALDAGVTLFDTADAYGGGGGSETLLGQALRGRRDEVVLATKFGHQRADLGYGPAAGAKGGRAYIRRAVEGSLQRLQTDHIDLYQLHTPDPLTPIAETLAALSELVREGKVRYIGHSNFAGWQIAEAAHVAREIGAVPFVSAQNEWSLLERGAEQEVVPAALHYGLGVLPYFPLANGLLTGKVRRATGVPAGSRLASRPERVTEDGLDAVERLAAWGEAHGRSVLEIGVGALAARPGCGSVIAGATSAEQVRANAAAGQWAPTAEELAEIDTILDLKPTAT